A window of Acidobacteriota bacterium genomic DNA:
GTCTGCCGCTGCCGCTCGCCGCCTCTCACCGCGACGGGCGCGCTCCGGAGAACGCAGTGCGTGCCGTCGTACGCCGCGCGCACTCCCCGCGTGCTGGCGACCGCGAAGGCGCCGCGCGCGCGCGCGAACGCGCTCCCTTCCCCGGCGGTGACCCCTCCGCCCGCCGCGAGGGCCCCCTGCTCGACCCGGCGCGCGAGCGCGACCCCGTCGTCCCACGGGAGCTCGTCGAGGCGGGGGTCCAGCAGCTCGAGGGGCCTGGGGGAGGCGGCGTCGGGATCGGGAAGCGACGCGGATTCGTCGGCATCGACGCGCGCGGCGATCGCGAGCGCCGCGTCGACGAGCGCGCGAAGGCCGTCCGCGGAGAGATCGGTCGTCGACGCGAACCCCGGGCTGCCCCGTCTCTGGACCCGGAGCCCGCACCCGAGGTCCACGGCCTCGGTGGTCCGCTCGAGCCGCCCCGCGATCACCTTGATCTCGATCTCGTGCGACCACTCGAAGCAAGCCTCCGCGGCGTCGGCCCCCGCGCGACCGGCCATCCGCGCGACCTGGTCGGCGCGTTCGAGAAGATCGGCGGCCTTCAAAGGCGCGTCCCTCCGACGGTCATCGCGGAGACGAGCACGGTCGGCTGCCCCACGCCGACCGGCTGGCTCTGGCCGTCCTTGCCGCAGGTCCCGACCCCTGGATCGAACTCGAAATCGGCGCCGACGCGCGTCACGCGCGAGAGGGCCTCGTGCCCGACGCCGATGAGAGACGCCCCGATGACCGGAGCCGTGACGCGCCCGTCCTCGATCAGGTACCCCTCGGTGACCTGGAACACGAAGTTGCCGTTCACGATGTCCACCTGCCCGCCGCCGAGGTTCTTCGCGTACAGCCCGCGGCGCACCGAGCGCAGGATCTCCGCGGCGGAGTCCCCGCCGGCCTCGAGAAAGATGTTGCTCTGCCTCGGTATCGGCGGGGTCCGGAACGAATGCCGGCGGCCGTTTCCGGTGGGGGCTCTCCCGAGCGCGCGCGCCGAGACGAGATCGTGCAGGTATCCGACGAGGATCCCCTTCTCGATCAGCGGAGTGCGCTGCGACGGCGTCCCCTCGTCATCGATGCGGTAGCTCCCGCGCCGGCCCGCGACGCGCGCATCGTCCACGACGGTGCACAGTGGCGACGCGACCTTGAGGCCCATGCGCCCCGTGTAGACCGAGGTCCCGCGCCGCACGAAATCCGCCTCGAAGCCGTGGCCGACCGCCTCGTGCAGGAGGACTCCGCCCCAGCCGTTCCCGACGACGACCGGCCACTCCCCCGTCGGCGCCTCGACCGCATCGAGGAGGACCACCGCGCGCCGGACCGCCTCCGCGGCGACCGCCTCCGGGGCCAGCCGGCCGGCGACGAGCGTCTCGAGGTGCTCCCTCCCGCCGCCGCCCGCGCTGCCGCGCTCTGTGCGGCCGCCGGCGCGGACGTAGACGGTCGCGGAGACTCCCGACAGAATCTGTTGATCCGCCGCCCGCACCCCGTCGGAGTTCGCCACGAGGATCGACCTGCCCTCCTCGTGGATCGAGCAGCTGACCTCCGACACGCGCGGATCGCTCCGGCGCGCGAGGAGGTCGATCTCCTCGAGAAGGGCGGACCGCGTCGCGATGTCGGCGGCCTGCGGCTCGATCGATGCTCCCGGCGCTGCGAGCGAGCCTCCCTCGCGGCGCAGCGCGAGCGGGGACAGGACCGCCTCCCCGCCTCCCCCCCGGCCGGAGATGCGCCCGGCGCGGCGCGCGGCCGCGATCATCCCGGCGAGATCGGGCTGGCAGACGTACGCGTACCCCGTCCCCTCCCCCGAGACGGCGCGGATCCCCGCCCCCGCCTGAAGCGAGGCGGTCGCGCCGCGCAGCGCGCCGTCCTCCCGGCGCATCGAGCGCTCCGAGGTTCGCTCGAGGAAGATCTCCGCGAAGTCCGCCCCCGATTCGCGGGCGGCCTCGAGGACTTTCGCCAGATCGGATTCCGTGAGGTGATCGAAGGGCCTGGGGGGGATCAACGGGTCGACCGCCCGGGCGGAGGGGATCTCAAGTGGTGCGCAGGAAGCGCCAGAGGTTCCCCCGCTCCCAGCGGGCGGCCCACCGATGGAAGCGGAACTTCTCCTCCTCCTCGCGGAAGCGCGTGGAGTGGATCT
This region includes:
- the tldD gene encoding metalloprotease TldD (responsible for the proteolytic maturation of the E. coli pMccB17 plasmid-encoded microcin B17, an exported protein that targets the essential topoisomerase II DNA gyrase; degrades the E. coli plasmid F-encoded CcdA), with translation MIPPRPFDHLTESDLAKVLEAARESGADFAEIFLERTSERSMRREDGALRGATASLQAGAGIRAVSGEGTGYAYVCQPDLAGMIAAARRAGRISGRGGGGEAVLSPLALRREGGSLAAPGASIEPQAADIATRSALLEEIDLLARRSDPRVSEVSCSIHEEGRSILVANSDGVRAADQQILSGVSATVYVRAGGRTERGSAGGGGREHLETLVAGRLAPEAVAAEAVRRAVVLLDAVEAPTGEWPVVVGNGWGGVLLHEAVGHGFEADFVRRGTSVYTGRMGLKVASPLCTVVDDARVAGRRGSYRIDDEGTPSQRTPLIEKGILVGYLHDLVSARALGRAPTGNGRRHSFRTPPIPRQSNIFLEAGGDSAAEILRSVRRGLYAKNLGGGQVDIVNGNFVFQVTEGYLIEDGRVTAPVIGASLIGVGHEALSRVTRVGADFEFDPGVGTCGKDGQSQPVGVGQPTVLVSAMTVGGTRL